AAGAACAGTTTGACCACGCTTCCTATGGGCGGCGGCAAAGGCGGTTCTGACTTTGACCCAAAGGGTAAGTCAGATAACGAGGTAATGAGATTCTGCCAGAGTTTTATGACAGAGCTGCAGCGCCATATCGGCCCAAACACAGATGTGCCAGCAGGAGATATAGGTGTAGGTGGTCGTGAGATAGGATTTATGTTCGGGCAGTACAAAAGGCTTCGCAATGAGTTTACAGGCATACTTACAGGCAAGGCCTTAAACTGGGGTGGAAGCTTGATAAGGCCAGAGGCAACGGGTTATGGCTGCGTATATTTTGCTGAAGAGATGTTAAAGACCAGGGGTGAATCTTTTAAAGGAAAGATCTGCGCTATTTCTGGTGCAGGCAATGTCGCGCAGTACACTGTTGAAAAACTTCTCCAGCTAGGCGCAAAGTCAGTCACGCTCTCAGACTCCGGCGGGTACATCTATGATCCAGATGGAATAAGCGAGCAGAAGTTAGAGTTTGTGATGAAGCTAAAGAATGTACGTCGTGGCAGGATCAAGGAATACGCCGCGAAGTACAATTGTAAATATGTTGAAGGCAAGCGGCCGTGGGAAGTGAAGTGCGATTGCGCATTTCCGTCTGCTACGCAGAATGAAATACACGAGTCCGATGCTAAGCACCTTGTTAAAAATGGTTGCATGCTGGTTGCAGAGGGCGCGAACATGCCTACTGCGCCAGAAGCAATAAAGGTATTCCAGAAGGCAAAGATCCTGTATGGACCTGGCAAGGCATCAAATGCAGGAGGCGTTGCCACGAGTGGTTTAGAGATGTCGCAGAATAGCTTGAGGCTATCCTGGACAAGGGAAGAAGTGGACGGTAGACTGCATGATATAATGATCAAGATCCACGAAACTTGTGTTAAATACGGAAAACAAGGAAATGTTGTTGACTATGTAAAAGGCGCAAACCTTGGGGGTTTTGTAAAAGTAGCTGATGCAATGCTGGATCAGGGTTTGGTCTAAAACATTACACTAAAGTATAATGTATGTGCTTAATATGCGATTTGCAATGGGGCGTTCTGAATAAGGGCGCCCCTTTCGCTTTTTTAGGCATTTACTCGGAACGTGCTTCGTGCTATAATGGGCCGTTAAAAAGGGGGTAAGTTGTGCCAAAGATCCAAGACATCAACAAGGTGCTGATTATAGGTTCTGGCCCGATCGTGATAGGCCAGGCGTGCGAGTTTGACTATTCAGGGACACAGGCGTGCAAAGCATTGCGCGCTGCAGGATATAAGATCGTGCTTGTAAACTCTAACCCAGCTACAATTATGACAGATCCTGGAATGGCTGATGTCACCTATATAGAGCCGCTTAACGTTGAAAGAATTACCAGTATTATTGAAAAGGAAAGGCCAGACGCGCTTTTACCAAATCTTGGCGGGCAGACCGGGCTGAACCTATCCAGCGAGCTATCAAAAAAAGGCATTCTTAAGAAATTCGGCTGTAGGATCATAGGCGTGCAGCCAGATGCTATTGAGAGGGGCGAGGATAGGCTAGCATTTAAAGAGACAATGAAAAAGCTGGGCATCCCCATGCCAAAGAGTGAGCTTGCATATTCTGTTACAGAGGCTAAAAAAATTGCTCATAGTCTAGGTTATCCTATTATTATCAGGCCTGCATATACCATGGGCGGGACAGGTGGTGGAGCAGTATTTAATGACGAAGAACTTGAGGTAATAGCTGCAAGAGGCATATCAGTGAGTCTCATTGGTCAGATCCTTGTTGAGGAGTCTGTTCTTGGCTGGGAAGAGTTAGAGCTTGAGGTAGTAAGGGATAGAGAGTCGAATAAGATCACAGTTTGTTTTATAGAAAATATTGACCCAATGGGCGTTCATACAGGAGATTCTTTTTGCTCTGCCCCTATGCTCACAGTGGAAAAAGAGATACAAAAGAAGCTTCAGGATTATTCCTATAAGATAGTTGATGCGATCGGCGTTATTGGCGGCACAAATGTTCAGTTTGCGCGAAAACCTAAAGACGATAGAGTGGTTGTAATAGAGATCAACCCAAGAACATCGCGTTCATCAGCCTTGGCAAGTAAGGCAACAGGTTTTCCGATCGCGCTTGTATCATCCATGCTCGCAGGCGGGGATCTTTTAAGAGATATCCCTTACTGGCGCGACGGCACACTGGATAAATATACTCCTTCAGGAGATTATGTGGTAATAAAATTTGCGCGCTGGGCGTTTGAAAAATTCAAGGGCATAAAAGACCAGCTTGGCACGCAGATGAGGGCTGTGGGCGAGGTAATGAGTATTGGCAAGACGTATAAAGAGGCATTTCAAAAGGCAATAAGGAGTCTTGAGAGAAAACGCTATGGTCTTGGTTTTGCTAAAAATTTCAACGAGCTTTCCCTGGATGAATTAAGAAAGCTTCTTGCGTATCCCACGTCTGAAAGACAGTTTATTATGTATGAGGCGCTTAGAAAAGGCGCGAGCGTGGATGAGCTATATGATAAGACATGCATACATAGATATTTTATCACGCAGATGAAAGAGCTTGTGGAGTTAGAAGAAGAGATTCTGAAATATAAAAGTAAGAAGCTCCCGGATGATATGCTCATAAAGGCAAAGGAAGATGGTTTTTCAGATAAATACCTGAGCCAGATTTTAGGTGTTAGTGAGAAAGAGATTCGCGAGAGACGTCTTAAGCTTGGCAAGACAGAGGCATGGCATGCGGTTCCTGTGAGCGGCGCAGAAAATGCAGCTTATTATTATTCGACTTACAGGGCGCCGGATAAGGTCAGTGTATCGTCTAATAAAAAGATAATGATACTCGGTGGCGGGCCAAATAGGATCGGCCAGGGGATAGAGTTTGATTATTGCTGCTGTCATGCTGCATTTGCGCTCAGGGATCTGGGCTACGAGAGCATAATGGTCAATTGTAACCCTGAGACAGTTTCAACAGACTATGATACATCCGATAAACTTTATTTTGAGCCTTTGACTGTCGAAGATGTATTGAGTATTTACAATAAAGAGAAGCCAGAAGGTGTGATCGTGCAGTTCGGCGGACAGACACCTCTTAATATTGCAAAAGAATTAGAGGATGCAGGTGTAAAAATACTTGGCACCTCTGTTGAAAGCATTGATCTTGCAGAGGATAGAGAGAATTTTGCTAAGGTAATGAAGAAGATGGATATTCCACAGCCAGAGAGTGGCATGGCGAGTACGCTCGAGCAGGCTTTGAAGATTGCAGAGAGAATTGGATACCCGCTTGTTGTAAGGCCTTCATATGTCTTGGGTGGAAGAGGCATGGAGATTGTCTATGATGAGGAGATGCTAAGAGATTATGTAAAGGCAGCAGTTGATGTATCTCCTGACAGGCCGATTCTCATAGATAAGTTCTTAGAAGATGCTGTAGAGGTAGAGGCAGATGCTATTTCAGACGGAGAGGATGTGTATATTCCGTCGATTATGGAGCACATAGAAGAGGCAGGCATACATTCTGGAGACTCAGCCTGCGTTATTCCTCCAAAGACAATACCTAAAAAACACATAGATACTATCTCTAGCTACACGCAAAAGATCGCGCAAAAGTTAAAGGTCGTGGGCCTTATGAATATACAATATGCGATTGCAAAGGATAAGGTCTATGTCCTGGAGGCAAATCCCAGGGCGTCAAGGACTGTTCCTATAGTATCAAAAGTAGCTGGTATTTCCATGGCGAGGATAGCGACAGAGGTTATGCTTGGCAAGAAAATAAAGGACATGAATCTTAAGCCAAAGAAATACAAGCACTATGGCGTAAAAGAGGCTGTGTTCCCATTTTACATGTTTCAGGAAGTGGATCCCGTACTGGGTCCTGAGATGCGTTCTACAGGAGAGGTCATGGGCCTTGCTGATTCAGCAGGACTGGCGTATTTCAAAGCGCAAGAGGCAGCTGGCTTAAGACTTCCTACAGAAGGCACAGTACTTGTGACAGTCGCTGATAAGGATAAGAAGAAAAACATTGCTACGGCAGTAAAAAAACTAAAGGAACTTGGCCTTAAAGTAGTGACAACAGAAGGCACAAAGAAATTTTTGGCCAAACACGGTATTGAAGCAGAACTTATTAAAAAGACACATGAGGGAAGACCGAATATCATAGATGCTATTAACAATAAAGAGATAAAGCTTATTATCAATACGCCTGCTGGAAAGACCGCGGCATATGATGATTCGTATATTCGTAAGAATGCGATCAAGCATAAGATCCCGTATATCACGACACCAGCGGCAGCTGTTGCAGTAGCGGATGGCATAAAGTCTTATCTTGAGAACAAGGGCGATGTAAAATCGCTGCAGCAATATCATTCGGAAATAACATAATATGTTCAAACGCGTCGTTACAAAAAAAATAAGTTTTGACAACGAAAAATACCTCTCAGAGCAGACCAAGGAGATCCTCTCCAGGGTCAAAAAATTCGACAACAAGCTCTATCTGGAATTCGGAGGTAAGATATGTTTTGATTACCATGCCGCAAGGGTGTTGCCGGGCTATGACCCGAATGTCAAGATGCGACTTCTTGAAAAGCTTAAAGATTATACTGAGATAATTGTAAGCGTGTATGCAAAAGATATTGAACAGGGTCGAGTGAGAGGAGATTACGGCATAACATATGACCTTGCTACATTAAAGTTAATAGATGATCTGAGGGCGTGGAACCTTAATGTTACATCTGTTATACTCACGAGGTTTAATAACGAGCCAGCCGCAGTTAAGTTTAAACGCAGACTTGAAAAGTTAGGGCTTAAGGTCTATAAGCATGTAGAGATAAAAGGCTATCCGCATGACATTGAAACAATAGTAAGCGCTGGCGGTTATGGGAAAAATGATTATATCGAGACAAAAAAACCTATAGTTGTCATGACTGCGCCTGGTCCAGGAAGCGGGAAGCTCGCCACATGTCTTTCTCAGCTTTATCATGATCACGTAAAGGGAATAAATTCAGGCTACGCAAAGTTCGAGACATTCCCCATATGGAACCTGACGCTTAATCATCCTGTGAACATTGCTTATGAAGCCGCAACAGTTGATCTGGCTGATTTTAATCTGATCGACCCATTTCATCTCGAAAGATACAAAGAGGAAACAATAAATTATAACCGCGATGTCGACGCATTCCCCATATTAAGGAATATTATCCATAAGATCACAGGCTCCAGCGACAGTTATTATAATTCACCGACAGATATGGGTGTTAATAGGGCTGGTTTTGGCATAATAGATGATGAAGGCACTCGTGTGGCTGCAAAAGAAGAGATAATCCGAAGATACTTTCGCCATAATCTGGAATTTGCAATTGGTACCGGCACCAAAGAAGAGGTTGAGCGCTCAGTTGCGATCATGGATAAGGCAGGTGTTAAAGTTGAAGATAGATCTGTAGTTCTTCCTGCCAGAAAATCAGCAGAGGATTGCAGAAAAAAGGGCAAGGGCAATAAAGGCTATTACTGCGGCGCTGCGATCGAGCTCAGCGACGGTAAGATCGTGACGGGTAAGAATTCTCCTGTTATGCATGCGGCATCCGCAGCTATTATAAATGCGATAAAACATCTTGCAGGTATTGGCGATAAAGTACATATACTCAAGCCAGAGGTCATGAGCGATCTATCTAAATTGAAAAAAGATATATTAAGAATGAGTTCAGAAAGTTTAACCCTGGATGAAATATTAGTAGCGTTATCTATAAGCGCACATACAGATAAAAACGCAAAAAAAGCCCTGTCCATGCTCAAAGACTTGAGTGGATGCGAACTTCACAATACGCACCTTCCTACGCCCGGAGATGAAGCAGGACTCAGGAGACTTGGCATAAATTTCACAACAGACGCAATTCCATCGTCGAGCTTGTTTTTTAATTACTAACCAGGAGGCTTACACATGAGTGGCATATTTGGAGTAGCAGCAGAGAAGAATTGTACATTGGATCTATTTTATGGGGTTGACTATCATACTCACCTGGGCACAGAGTACGGCGGAATAGCTGTATCGACAGACAAGAGGATCTACAGGCAGATCCATGACATATCTCAGAGCCAGTTTAAATCCAAGTTTTACGAAGACTATAAAAAATTCGGAGGAAAGTATGGCATTGGCGTAATAAGCGATTCTGACGCGCAGCCCATGTTTTTAAATGCCAAATTCGGATCGTTTGCAATATGCATGACAGGTCTTATAGAAAATACAGGACAGCTTATAAAGGAGCTGCACAAAAGAGGCCATTCTTTTAGCGAGACAGAAGGCGGGTCTTCAAATAGCGTCGAGGTGGTGGCAAAACTCATAAGCGAGGGAGAAGATTTTGTAAGTGGTATTGAGAATATGTCTAGCAAGATCATAGGTTCTGCCAGCGTACTTTTACTTTGTAAAGACGGTATATATGCGGCAAGAGACAGATTTGGGTATACGCCACTTGTTGTAGGAAAAAGAGGAAATGATTTTGCTGTTTGTTCAGAGTCATGCGCTTTTCCTAACACGGATTTCAAGATCCAGAAATTTCTTTCACCTGGCGAGATAGTTTTAGTGAATGATAAGGGCGTGAAACAGGTAAGAGGCCCGAAAGACGTAAATCAGATATGCTCATTTTTATGGATATATACGGGATTTCCAGCCTCTACTTATGAAGGCGTAGGTGTTGAGACAGTAAGGGAAAGATGTGGCAGGACTTTAGCAAAGCGTGACAAGGATATAGAAGTGGATGTTATTTCCGGCATTCCAGATTCAGGCGTTGCGCATGCGATCGGCTATAGCATGGAGTCGAAAAAACCATATAGGCGGCCACTTGTAAAATACACGCCTGGGTACGGTAGAAGCTATACCCCGCCTGTCCAGGAGATAAGGGACCGTGTGGCAAAGATGAAGCTTATACCTGTAAAGGATGTCATAAATGGGAATAGAATCATTGTGTGCGACGATTCTATTGTAAGAGGGACACAACTTAAGAACTTTGCTATTAATAAGCTCTGGGACAATGGCGCAAAAGAGATACACGCAAGGCCAGCATGTCCGCCACTGATGTTTCCGTGCAAATTCTGTTTATCCACAAGATCTATCAGTGAGCTCGCAGCGCGCCGAGCAATAAGGAATATAGAGGGTAAAGATATCGACGATGTCTCGAAATATACAGACGACACCACCCCAGAATACAAGAAGATGATCAAGTGGATTGAAAAAGATATTGGCGTTACCACACTCCGCTATCAGAGGCTTGATGATATGATAAAAGCAATAGGCCTTCCTCGCGAAAAACTTTGCACCTATTGCTGGAATGGCGAGTGCCGAGCCAAAGGCAATCTCATTTGAGATCCTTCAGCCCTTTGGGCTTCAGGATGAGCTCTCGGATAAGAATAGAGAAAAAGACTTCCCGAGAGCTCAGTAAAATCGTTGTTGTTGGCGGTGGGCCCAGCGCTATGATGGCTGCGATACGCTCTAGCCAGCTAGGCCAGTCCGTAACCCTCCTGGAAAAAAATCCTACTTTAGGTAAAAAACTTCTCTTAAGCGGCAAAGGCCGTTGTAATCTTACCAATGCGTGTAGTCTGGAAGAATTTCTTGAGAGATTCTCAAAAAGCGGGCCATTCTTAAGAGATGCTTTTAAGATTTTCTTTAATCAAGAGCTAATGGATTTTTTTGAGGTGAGAGGATTAAAGCTCAAGATAGAGCGGCAAAAAAGGGTCTTTCCTGTAACTGATGAAGCGGACAGTATCCTTCGAGTGTTAAAGAAAGAACTCTTAGAGAATAAAATTAAGATTATTTATAATACCGCTGTTAATGATATTGTGATAAAGAGTGACAAATTTTTGGTTAATTCGATCCTGGCTGATAAGGTAATCCTGGCAACAGGCGGTATCTCTTATGGTTTTACTGGCTCAACAGGCCAAGGCATGAAAATAGCTAAAGCGCTAGGCCATCGCATAACTCCTTTAAGGCCAGGTCTTGTGGCATTAGATATAAAAAAGAATTATTCTAAATTCTTGGAGGGTCTGACATTAAAAAATATACGCCTTCGATTTACCGACGGGAAAAAAGAGATTCTCTCGGATATAGGAGAATTACTTTTTACTAAGACCGGGATCTCAGGTCCGCTTGTTTTGTCTTTGAGCGGGAAAATAGTGGATTGGCTGGACAAAAAGGGCAGGGTCTATCTCGAAATAGATCTTAAACCTGCGCTATCCCTCGAAAAATTAGAAACCAGGCTATTAAGGGAATTCAAGGAGAGCCCCAAAAAGGCTCTCAAAAATACACTTAAAAGTCTTTTGCCTATGAGATTAATCGATGTGTTTTTGGATATTGCTGGGCTCTTGCCTGATAAAAAAGTTAACCAGGTTACGCAGGATGAGCGAAAAAGAATCGCCATGTTATTAAAGGCCCTGCGCTTTGAGATCAAAGGGTCACGCCCCATAAAAGAGGCAATGGTCACACGTGGAGGCGTATCTTTAAAGGACATTGACCCGCGCACTATGCAGTCCCGCATCATTAAGGGCCTATACTTTGCCGGTGAGATCATAGACATAGACGCAGACACAGGCGGCTTTAACCTACAAGCAGCATTCTCCACAGGCTACCTAGCTGGTCAAACCCTTCCTTGAAAACAAGAAGCATATCTGTTATCATATTATTCCTATGAAAAATACGTACGATGTTATAGTTATAGGTGCAGGGCATGCTGGGGTGGAGGCGGCTCTTGTAGCTAACAGGATGAAGGTTAAGACTCTGCTTATTACTATGGATGTGGATAAGATAGGGTATATGTCTTGCAATCCTGCTATTGGTGGCATTGGTAAGGGCCAGCTGGTAAAGGAGCTGGATGCGTTGGGTGGGGAGATGGCTAAGGCAACGGATTTTAGCGCTATACAGTTTCGTATGCTGAATAAGAAAAAAGGACCTGCTGTTTGGTCATCAAGGGCACAGGTGGATCGATCTCTTTATTTAAAGTACATGAAAGATGCAGTAAAAAATATAGATGTTTTAGAAGGCTGCGTGACAACTCTTATTATAAAGAATAAAATCGCATGCGGGGTAAAACTTAAAGACGGAAGTTTTATAAAAACCAAGGCAGTTATTCTTACGCCAGGTACATTCTTAAACGGCGTTATTCACATTGGCCTTGAGCATTTTTCAGGCGGTAGGTTAGGCGATCCAGCGTCTCTGAGCCTTTCAGATAATCTAAGGTCATTAGGTTTTGATGTATTGCGGCTTAAAACAGGAACCACTGCTCGCTTAGATACAAAGACCATAAAATTTTCTAAAATGAAGAAGCAGCTTGGCGATAATCCTCCAGTCCCGTTTTCATTCTCAACAAAGAAGATCTCCAGAAAACAACTCCCGTGCTACATTACATATACAAATAAAAAAACGCATGAGATCATCCGCAAAGGCTTGGATCGCTCGCCGCTTTATACCGGGAAGATTAAATCCACTGGCGCTAGATATTGTCCGTCAATAGAAGATAAGATAGTACGGTTTAGCGATAGAGATAGACACCAGGTATTCCTGGAGCCAGAAGGATTAAAAAAAGATCAGTATTATCCTAATGGAATATCTACGAGCCTGCCACAGGATATACAGCTAAAGATGATTCGGTCTATCCCTGGGCTTGAAAAGGCAGAAATAAATATACCTGGCTATGGCATAGAATATGATTTTGTAAATCCTACACAGCTAAAGTCAACGCTTGAGACAAAACTCATTGAAAATCTTTATCACGCAGGCCAGATCAATGGCACTACTGGTTATGAAGAGGCAGCGGCGCAGGGTTTTATGGCAGGTGTAAACGCGGTGCTTAAAATAAGAAAAAAAGCACCTTTTATCTTAGATCGTTCACAGGCATATATAGGTGTCCTTATAGATGACCTTGTGACAAGAGGCACGCAGGAACCTTACAGGATGTTTACATCGCGCGTTGAGCATCGACTTGTCTTAAGGGAAGACAATGCTGATCTAAGGCTGAGTGGAATAGGGCATAATCTAGGCCTTGTGAGTAAAAAGGACTACGAAAAAGTAGTCTCCAAGAAGATAAATATATCCAATGAGCTTAAAAGGATAAAAAACACAAGAGGTTACTTGCGTACTAGAGGCCTTTCTAATGAAGAAATGAAGCAAGTAGAGATAGAAGTAAAATATAAAGGTTTTATTGACAGGCAGGCAAAGGAGATCGAGAAGTTTAAGCAAATAGAAAAGATAAACATACCAAATAGCTTTAAGTATAAAGGTATACCAGGCCTATCAAAAGAGATCATTGAAAAACTTACCATGGCCAGGCCAATAAATCTTGGCCAGGCCTCAAGGATCTCAGGCATAACTCCTGTTGCAATCTCAGTTCTAATGGTGTATCTTAAAAGATACAAAGAAACCCTATGCAAAAAGAAACAGTAGTAGTCCTGGATTTTGGCGCACAGTATAACCAGCTCATAGCCCGTCGTGTAAGAGAATGCAATATATACTGTGTACTTCTGCCTTACAATACTTCACTCGCAAAGATAAAATCCCTGAAACCCAGCGCGATTATACTCACAGGTGGACCTTCCAGCGTTACAAGGAAAGGTTCTCCAAAGTGCGATTCAAGGATCTTTGGATTAAATGTCCCTATCTTGGGTATCTGTTATGGTATGCAGTTAATGGGATATTTGCTTGGTGGTAAAGTAGGAAAGAGTAAGCGCCGAGAATATGGCAATGCAGAGCTTATTGTAGATAAAAAAGACAAATTCTATTCAGGCTGGAAAAGAAAAGAAAAGATATGGATGAGTCATGGTGATCAGGTGCTAAGGCTGCCAAAGGGTTTTGTAAGACTTGCTCATACGAAAAACAGTAAGATCGCCAGCATGTTTCATCCTGAGAAAAAGATTTACGGGGTCCAGTTTCATCCAGAGGTAGTGCATACACCAAAAGGCATGGTTATTTTTAAGAATTTCCTCTATAAGGTCGCTGGCCTTAAACCAACATGGACGATGAAGTCTTTTGTCAGAGAGGCTATCAAGGATATGCGGGCGAATGTCAAAAAAGAAAAGGTGGTGCTTGGTTTAAGCGGCGGGGTAGACTCTTCTGTGGCAGCAATTCTTTTGCACAAGGCCATTGGCAAGAAATTACACTGCATCTTTGTTGATAATGGAGTATTAAGAAAAGATGAAAAGAGGAATGTTATCGAGATGTTTAGAAGGCATTTTCACATGAATCTTCATGTGATAGATGCAGAGGAGAGATTCCTGAAGGCCTTGAGGGGAGTAGAAGACCCGGAGAAAAAGCGCAAAACAATAGGAAGGGAATTTATCAGGGTCTTTGAAAAAGAGGCACATCGTCTTGGAAAGATAAAGTATTTAGCGCAGGGCACACTTTATCCTGATGTGATTGAGAGCGTCTCTGCAAAAGGCGGGCCGTCAGCTACAATAAAGACGCACCATAATGTAGGGGGCTTGCCCAAAAAGATGGGGTTTAAGCTCATAGAGCCATTAAAGGATTTGTTCAAGGACGAGGTCAGAAGATTAGGAAAAGAGCTTAGCTTGAGTGATGAGATGGTGTGGAGACAACCTTTTCCAGGTCCTGGCCTTGCTGTAAGGATCATAGGAGATGTTACAAAGGATCGCTTAGATATTCTTCGCGAGGCAGATGCGATCGTGCAGGAAGAGATGAAAAAATACCCTGGCTATAAAAACATCTGGCAGTCATTCGCGGTTTTATTGCCAGTAAAAAGCGTAGGTGTAATGGGCGATGAAAGGACTTACGAAAACGTCTGTGCCATACGAATAGTCACAAGCCTTGACGCAATGACAGCAGACTGGGCCAAGATCCCCTACGACATCCTAGGCAAGATCTCCAACCGCATCATAAACGAAGCCTCTGGCATAAATCGAGTAGTCTACGACATCTCCTCCAAACCCCCGTCAACAATAGAGTGGGAATAAAAATAACTTTACATTTAAAGCAAGACCTTAAATGTAAAGTTAACTCAGGAATTTTTGGATTAGGTGTGCGGTGCGGTCGGATGCGCCTGGTGAGCCTAGTTTTTGTTTGACCTGTTTTAGCTCGAGTTTGATTTCGTCCTGGTTTTGGAGTGTTTCTAGAGTTTCTCTTGCTATATTTTTCGCGTTTACCTGAAACTGTACCAGTTCTGGTACGATCCTTTTTCCTGCCACTACATTTACCAAACCTATATCTGGGATTTTTATCAAATTTCTTGCCAAAAACCAGGTGATCAGCGATGTCTTGTAGATAATCACCATTGGCTTTTGCATGATGGCTGTTTCGAGCGTGGCGCTTCCAGAAGAGAGGATTACCAAATCAGCTATATCCATTATTTCATAGGGCCTGTTTTCGAGTGAATGCGGTTTTATCTTTGAGCGGGCAATAATATTGTTATAAATAGATCTATCCAATTCTTTCCTCCGAGAAAGTATAAATTCAACATCAGGTAATTTTTCTTTTATGAGCTCGCATGCCTTTAGCATAGAAGGGAGGTGTTTTTCAACCTCTTTTGCGCGAGAACCAGGAAGGAGCGCAATCTTTTTAGAGTGGTGATTAAGATGCAGGTGCTTTATGGTTTCTTCTTTTTTCCAGCCAGATCTTACTATGTCTAAGAAAGGATGCCCTACGAAACTTACCTTTACGCCAGCCTGTTTATATAATTCCTCCTCAAACCCAAATATCACGATCATCTTATCAACGCATTTTTTTATTTCCGCGACTCTCTCTTTTCCCCACGCCCATATCTGAGGGCTGATGTAATATATTACAGGGATATTTTTTGCTTTCGCCTGTTTTGCGAAACGCATGTTAAATCCTGGGTAGTCTACCAGAATAACCGCGTCAGGGCGTCTTGATTCAAGTAGATCGACCAGTTTTTTGAAGAGCTTCTTGAATACGCTGAGATGTTTTATCACCTCTATAAACCCCACGACTGCGAGCTCGACAAT
The sequence above is a segment of the Candidatus Gorgyraea atricola genome. Coding sequences within it:
- a CDS encoding NAD(P)/FAD-dependent oxidoreductase, which codes for MSSRIRIEKKTSRELSKIVVVGGGPSAMMAAIRSSQLGQSVTLLEKNPTLGKKLLLSGKGRCNLTNACSLEEFLERFSKSGPFLRDAFKIFFNQELMDFFEVRGLKLKIERQKRVFPVTDEADSILRVLKKELLENKIKIIYNTAVNDIVIKSDKFLVNSILADKVILATGGISYGFTGSTGQGMKIAKALGHRITPLRPGLVALDIKKNYSKFLEGLTLKNIRLRFTDGKKEILSDIGELLFTKTGISGPLVLSLSGKIVDWLDKKGRVYLEIDLKPALSLEKLETRLLREFKESPKKALKNTLKSLLPMRLIDVFLDIAGLLPDKKVNQVTQDERKRIAMLLKALRFEIKGSRPIKEAMVTRGGVSLKDIDPRTMQSRIIKGLYFAGEIIDIDADTGGFNLQAAFSTGYLAGQTLP
- the mnmG gene encoding tRNA uridine-5-carboxymethylaminomethyl(34) synthesis enzyme MnmG, translated to MKNTYDVIVIGAGHAGVEAALVANRMKVKTLLITMDVDKIGYMSCNPAIGGIGKGQLVKELDALGGEMAKATDFSAIQFRMLNKKKGPAVWSSRAQVDRSLYLKYMKDAVKNIDVLEGCVTTLIIKNKIACGVKLKDGSFIKTKAVILTPGTFLNGVIHIGLEHFSGGRLGDPASLSLSDNLRSLGFDVLRLKTGTTARLDTKTIKFSKMKKQLGDNPPVPFSFSTKKISRKQLPCYITYTNKKTHEIIRKGLDRSPLYTGKIKSTGARYCPSIEDKIVRFSDRDRHQVFLEPEGLKKDQYYPNGISTSLPQDIQLKMIRSIPGLEKAEINIPGYGIEYDFVNPTQLKSTLETKLIENLYHAGQINGTTGYEEAAAQGFMAGVNAVLKIRKKAPFILDRSQAYIGVLIDDLVTRGTQEPYRMFTSRVEHRLVLREDNADLRLSGIGHNLGLVSKKDYEKVVSKKINISNELKRIKNTRGYLRTRGLSNEEMKQVEIEVKYKGFIDRQAKEIEKFKQIEKINIPNSFKYKGIPGLSKEIIEKLTMARPINLGQASRISGITPVAISVLMVYLKRYKETLCKKKQ
- the guaA gene encoding glutamine-hydrolyzing GMP synthase, yielding MQKETVVVLDFGAQYNQLIARRVRECNIYCVLLPYNTSLAKIKSLKPSAIILTGGPSSVTRKGSPKCDSRIFGLNVPILGICYGMQLMGYLLGGKVGKSKRREYGNAELIVDKKDKFYSGWKRKEKIWMSHGDQVLRLPKGFVRLAHTKNSKIASMFHPEKKIYGVQFHPEVVHTPKGMVIFKNFLYKVAGLKPTWTMKSFVREAIKDMRANVKKEKVVLGLSGGVDSSVAAILLHKAIGKKLHCIFVDNGVLRKDEKRNVIEMFRRHFHMNLHVIDAEERFLKALRGVEDPEKKRKTIGREFIRVFEKEAHRLGKIKYLAQGTLYPDVIESVSAKGGPSATIKTHHNVGGLPKKMGFKLIEPLKDLFKDEVRRLGKELSLSDEMVWRQPFPGPGLAVRIIGDVTKDRLDILREADAIVQEEMKKYPGYKNIWQSFAVLLPVKSVGVMGDERTYENVCAIRIVTSLDAMTADWAKIPYDILGKISNRIINEASGINRVVYDISSKPPSTIEWE
- the lpxB gene encoding lipid-A-disaccharide synthase, whose amino-acid sequence is MKKKRLMIIAGEASGDLQAAHLARSLKTLNPHIEIFGVGGKKMKEAGVDIVYDIVELAVVGFIEVIKHLSVFKKLFKKLVDLLESRRPDAVILVDYPGFNMRFAKQAKAKNIPVIYYISPQIWAWGKERVAEIKKCVDKMIVIFGFEEELYKQAGVKVSFVGHPFLDIVRSGWKKEETIKHLHLNHHSKKIALLPGSRAKEVEKHLPSMLKACELIKEKLPDVEFILSRRKELDRSIYNNIIARSKIKPHSLENRPYEIMDIADLVILSSGSATLETAIMQKPMVIIYKTSLITWFLARNLIKIPDIGLVNVVAGKRIVPELVQFQVNAKNIARETLETLQNQDEIKLELKQVKQKLGSPGASDRTAHLIQKFLS